In Mycobacteriales bacterium, a single window of DNA contains:
- a CDS encoding SRPBCC family protein: MSTNGKDQNAGNGGGLQEGISGLRSAASKNPAADKLLHSAEGFLGAQSQKVLGSIGDKIGDTSKRLADVASGDAEPGSLLGKTAKNVAEGDSPAKAGAKGVLGGVKDKVKGAFSRSGKGPGGGKSMNIVEDVDVGVPVRDAYNRWTQFAEFSKWAKGVQSVSQDEPTKSSWNAKIFLSKRNWNSTITEQIPDQRIAWTSEGPKGSVDGVVTFHPLGENLTKVLLVLQYYPGGLFEKTGNVWRAQGRRARLDLKLYRRFVMMTDEEVEGWRGEIRDSEVTREHDEVVAEEEGDDDQDEDEDSPDGMQDEYDDDDEEDDEDEEPEDADDEDDEGYQDEYDDEDEEPEDADEQPEPEPATTGRRRRR, from the coding sequence GTGAGCACGAATGGCAAGGACCAGAACGCCGGGAATGGTGGGGGTTTGCAGGAGGGTATTTCGGGGTTGCGTTCTGCGGCGTCGAAGAATCCTGCTGCTGACAAGTTGTTGCACAGTGCTGAGGGTTTCCTTGGTGCGCAGTCGCAGAAGGTGCTGGGTTCGATCGGGGACAAGATCGGTGATACCAGTAAGCGGTTGGCCGATGTGGCCTCCGGTGACGCTGAGCCGGGGAGTCTGTTGGGGAAGACGGCGAAGAACGTCGCCGAGGGTGATTCGCCGGCGAAGGCTGGGGCCAAGGGTGTCCTGGGCGGGGTGAAGGACAAGGTGAAGGGGGCGTTCAGCCGGAGCGGGAAGGGCCCGGGTGGCGGGAAGTCGATGAACATCGTGGAGGACGTCGACGTCGGTGTCCCGGTGCGGGACGCCTACAACCGGTGGACGCAGTTCGCGGAGTTCTCGAAGTGGGCGAAGGGTGTGCAGAGCGTCTCCCAGGACGAGCCGACGAAGTCGTCGTGGAACGCGAAGATCTTCCTGTCGAAGCGGAACTGGAACTCCACGATCACCGAGCAGATCCCCGATCAGCGGATCGCGTGGACGTCGGAGGGCCCGAAGGGTTCGGTCGACGGGGTGGTCACGTTCCACCCGTTGGGGGAGAACCTGACGAAGGTTCTGCTGGTGTTGCAGTACTACCCGGGTGGTTTGTTCGAGAAGACCGGGAACGTGTGGCGGGCGCAGGGTCGCCGGGCGCGGTTGGATCTGAAGCTGTATCGCCGGTTCGTGATGATGACCGACGAGGAGGTCGAAGGCTGGCGCGGGGAGATCCGCGACAGCGAGGTCACCCGCGAGCATGACGAGGTGGTGGCCGAAGAGGAAGGCGACGACGACCAGGACGAGGACGAGGACTCCCCCGACGGCATGCAGGACGAGTACGACGACGACGACGAGGAAGACGACGAGGACGAGGAGCCCGAAGACGCCGACGACGAAGACGACGAGGGCTACCAGGACGAGTACGACGACGAGGACGAAGAACCCGAAGACGCCGACGAACAACCCGAACCCGAACCCGCAACCACCGGCCGACGCCGCCGACGCTGA